The genomic region GACGACGGGGTGCGCTCGCGCCGGCTGAACAGGAAATCGCAAATTTTTCGTCACGAGCTACGACTTACGTCCGTCGTTTTCGATCTTCGATCGTAAGGACGAATGGTTGAGTCTACGACGAAGTGGAAATGGGAGCTATGTGCCAGGACTTCTCCTTGGTTACTCGCGTGGACGAATTCATAGTCGATGTTTGGCAATGTCTACGTGTGGCAATTTTTAATGACGTTTATTACGTAGAAATTATTATCTCAGGAAACGCAAATAACCTCTCGATTGAAAGTGTGCCGAAATTTTGGACTATAAGCAGGTGAGATATTGTGGAAAGTTTGTCCATCCTCTTGGAAAAATGCCGATCCAATCTCGCGTTGACGCGAGGACCTCAAATATTTGATTACAGTAATAGCGAAGGATACAGCGGGAAATTAGTCGTAAGAAATCGATAAGGGTTCTACTCACTCAGCCCTATTCACATAATCTACAACTATGTTCTCGTCAGAGTTGTACATCTTCTTTTTTTCACGAAATACGTACTTgttaaaatacgcatttggtaaTTCGTATTGATTGGGAGTAACGAATCTCGTTTAAATTATGCTCGATGAATATGCATTTTCGTCTATTATcatgtggaatgtaaatgtaaaaataaaaGTTGTTCATTTATGTAATCTTTACTTGTGCCATCATCAATCGGACCGAACGAAACAGCAGCCGCCATCTGGCAGCGAAGCGTGGGTAATTGTGGAAATCCATATCACAAACGATATATAAGATGGCATAGATCTGGTATAAAACTTGCGAAAGCACGGTTCAACTTTATTTATCGCTACGAGTTTGCATTGAACGCATTGTGAATATAACAAGAGTAATTGCGAGGTAACATGCGAATAGAATGCGCGATTACTGTCTATTAGCTCTTCCAACTCACGATTCGCTATCTTCTCCATTGCAAAAGATGCGAAACCAAGTGAAACAACGCGAAATAGAAATTTCAATAATTCATAACGTTCATTGTTTCAGAAGTCGTTGGGACAGTTTTACAGAGGAAGATGTCTCACGTTATAATCGATGCTACGTTTCACGTACCTTCATATTCATGCCAAGGATTCATAAGCACACAAATTATTCCGCAAATTCGTTTCTCTGAACTGTTAATTATAACAATAAACAGTGCACGTCCACGCTAAAACACAAACCAGATACTACGCTCGTCCCATTTCTTTATACAAATAATTTACACCTCTGACAAACACACGAATCGAATGTGTATTCGAAACTTTCTTTTCTTCCAAAAATAACACACTCTCGCGGCACATAAGTTATGCCATTAAAAAGCAAGCTGTACAAATACCCACGGATAATTCAGAATTAAAACTCGCCCTTATTTTCATTGGCGAGAGGCAACGTAAATATAACCAACCTAAAAAAAACCGCGCGTCTATCGTATCGAGTTCGAGCATATTTCACCAAGTTTACAAACGAACGAACAAAAAACGATCGCCGTTACGCGTGTCGCGGAGGAAGATTCCACGAACGAAACGTTCGAAAAGAGCCGCCAAACCGTGCGCGATCTGCGCACGCCTGGCGTTTGTCAGGACGCCGTTCCGATTGGTCGCACCACTGAGTTTGCTCGCTGGAGTGCACGCGCGCTCATGTGCCGTACTGATCGCCTCGGTGACAAGGCCGTCAGTTACTGTTCGTACACGAATGCGACGAAACATCCGGGCGTCTTGGCGGGTTTTCGCTCGGAGCTGCTCTCACGAGACCAGCTCGGCAACGAGGAGACGGAGGTGACGTTTCTACGAGGAGGAGACAGTGCGCGTTCGAGGATAAAGGCAAGAAAGGACGAGAAGGATAGGAAGCAGCGAGTGGCTGGCGTATACGAGGAAACACCAACGCACGGGAAACCTGTCGAACACCTGGGACTCTCTATATTAGTCCATCTTTGGTCGCGCTGATAGGCGGACAATTCGCAGGTGAGCGAGCTGTAAACGATGCGTCGGCGCGGCTAAGCACGCGGTTCCCCCGCGGTCTCGCTTTCACCCGTCTCCCTGTCACGTTCACGGAATTTGCGTAAAAATGTCCTACGCGTGTCACGTTCGAAAACACAGTCCTGCGCGTCTCGATCGGCGTGAACGTTCGCGACCAATTCGAATGACCCACGGTGGTCCCCCGTTTCGCGAGCCAACGCCAGCTCGTCGCCGTCTCTCGACGAACTCGCTTCATCGAGCCACCTTCGAGTTCCGTGACGGACACGAAGTGCGAGTGACCGACGAATATTTGACAGCGGACTGACAGAGGAGGACTCGATCACTGAAGCCGCGTATCGAGAGACGCGAATCGTTATCGATGGCTGTCCTTCCCTCGACTTAATCGCGTTGGTCTCGATCGCACGTATCCCTCTCGTATCTGTTCtttgataaataaaaaaaagaccAAGGAACGGTCACGATCGAAGGCGAGACGGCAGCAACCTCCGCGCTTTGAAATATTCAATGAACCTGCGTGACTGCGTTCGCGAGGCCTATCGACGAGACCTTTCTTATCGATCGATCCGTGAATGGGATAGACCGTCGATTGTTGAAATTAATAAGCGGCGGATAAGAATAGCGGCTTCTTTAGACGTGTCCATCGACTTCGCGAGTGTACATAGCGGAAGACCCTCGTCCGCGACCTTGATCGCGGAGCTGGTATAGCGGTACACTCGAGCAGCGCGCGTCGATAATTCTTGTCGTGTAGTCCCCGTCTCGTATTCGTCGTCTTCGCGCCAATCCACTCGTTTCCCCTCTCGCAGCTATGCATCGATGCCCGTTTAACATCGTGCTGCTTCCATCGAGCCGATCGCCGGATACGAATCAGATGTGTTTGTACGCGATCCATCAAGCGTCGAACGTGGAAACGGGTTACTTGTAAACGTCAGCTGATTCCAGCCGAAGGCGAGTTGTCTCAGAGTGGACGAACGTTGCGAACGCCAGCACCGAGAATATTTATTCCGTCGTTTGTATAACATTCGCGTTAGTATGTATGTCGCTGTTGTTTGAAAATGCCTCGAGTACG from Xylocopa sonorina isolate GNS202 chromosome 2, iyXylSono1_principal, whole genome shotgun sequence harbors:
- the LOC143433284 gene encoding LOW QUALITY PROTEIN: uncharacterized protein LOC143433284 (The sequence of the model RefSeq protein was modified relative to this genomic sequence to represent the inferred CDS: inserted 2 bases in 1 codon) encodes the protein MKVLASTRDWIGIFPRGWTNFPQYLTXAYSPKFRHTFNRETLPNIDYEFVHASNQGEVLAHSSHFHFVVDSTIRPYDRRSKTTDVSPITSKRWKLFAFGKSTDNIVQSCQDGQLFTDQRQKTRQFCSKSKSFAANRVRQGLFQIFDARLRLSLGNTR